CGTTTTCTGGATCAACTAGCTTATTgtgaaaaatcaacttataTACATTCTTTAATACAGTTCAAGTTCTCAGAATCCAATCAAACgataataattcaattaaaatcatctaaattcaTTACTGCATTCCGctttcatcgttatcatcagGGATTGGCTCAATTTCAAACGTTAGATACGATATATCTCCACCCTTTACTTTGACGTCAACTTATCATTGCTTTACAAGATCAGCTGTAGTACTTCGCTTCAACAGCAGATATCGCAAGTAGATTCCTGCTTAGAAACATTTTCTCTCATATCACCGTTCCACACATATCGACATGGGTGATCAAGGTTACGtatcttctggatcaggtagTGGAATGATGTCAGGTGGGGAAGGAGGCGACAGAAACTCGTAAGTGAAGCGTCGTCAAAGGAGGGCGGTTCGTTTGCTCAGCTATGTGAAATATTATATTGATGCCTTTGCCCTGCATGACAGTATCGTATTGAAAGTTGGTATGGTTGGAGATTCGCAGATTGGTAAAACATCGTTGATGGTTAAATATGTGGAAGGTAGTTTCGAGTAAGTAAATCTCACTATTAGCTGGGCttaatttctttttgggAAGCTGACGAATAACCATAGTGAGGATTATATACAAACGTTAGGAGTCAACTTTATGGAGAAAGCAATAACAATACGAAATACTGAAATAACCTTCTCGGTAAGCTGAAACCCAAGTTTTCTCGATTTACAAGCTTATTTTGATATACACGCGTAGATATGGGATTTAGGTGGTCAGCGAGAATTCGTATCGATGTTACCGCTAGTATCGAATGATGCTGTAGCGATACTGTTCATGTTTGATTTGACTAGGAAAGCAACTTTGAATAGTGTGAAAGAATGGTATAGACAAGCTAGAGGGTTTaataaggtgagttgacGGTCATATTATAGCTGCAATTAGCGGGCCAAGCTGGGATACACACAACGAGAGAAAATCCAGATACGAGAACTTCAGCTGAGAAGAGGACCGTAATGAGAAGCTTACTGATTAATCTGTTCGTACTTATCCTATAGACCGCCATACCAGTATTGATAGGTACAAAATACGATCAATTTGCTTCATTCCCTCGAGAAGAACAGGAGGAAATTACAAAGCAAGCTAAGAGGTTCTCGAAAGCTATGCATGCTCCATTAGTAAGCCATCAGAGCAACAAGAAATGGATGTCCCGAAGCTTACAGCGGTGATACCAATCGTGCAATATAGATTTTCTGTTCGACATCACATTCGATAAACGTACAAAAGATCTTCAAAATAGTGTTAGCGAAAGCTTTCGATCTTAAGGTGAGAGAAACATTTGACTCTTGATTGTGTATAAAAATGAGTACTAGTTCTTGTTATGCTAATCACGACAAACTCCTATCTTCCTTCATACAGTGCGTTATACCGGAAATAGATGAAGTTGGAGAACCAATTCTGCTATACGTAGATGTGTAATCTTTGTGTGTCCACATACGTTTAGTCATTCTCGAGCAGCAACATGCAAATTCCTTTGCGCAATGagtgattgattgaaattaaaATGGcagtagaagatgaatttgtatatataataaaggTTTATAGAAGGGCTTTTTAGTGGTTTTAGCATTAACAATTAGGGTTATCAAGTCATTTTCATCTCATTCTCCTTTCTCCATTTTCCAAATCCCATTTTGATATCCACGACTTTATTGAAGAAACGCTTGATATAACAACCAGTCATCAGTAGATTAGAATATCCTTAACAATTACCTTGCATTGATTTTTACCGACATCGTTCACGCCTCACATTGATGTTTGGTTCCTTGACTTATATACCAAACTCATTCTCCATACTAGCTTTTATgaatatttttttttttttttggcgttttggtttttctgaCTCGTTGGTCTCTTTTTGAAATCATAGCATTTACCATCTCTCATCTCTCTATTCCTTTACGGAATTTTCTGTTCAAATTACGAATAAAACCCATtttttttctaataattcatttcAGCATTTTAACAAAGTAGATaatttgtttctttttttactATACAACCTCACAGCAAATAAGCACAACAATGCATATCCAAATAAAAGCATTTATTATAAATGCCAATCTAGTGTGTATGTTGGTCGAAAAATTTCCTGTAATACGTATAAATAATAAAAGCGGGGTATATAAAAATGCTTGGTATGTTCTATTCTATATTATATAATCTATGTTTTTCTCAATTTTACACCTATTCAAGCTATGACTTCTCCACCTGCCCAAtcaacttcaggtaattccTTTTCCCAATCGACTTTATCAGCTCCTTGTTTATCTAACCATTGAAACGCCAAGCTAAGGAACGATCTTGCGaatccaggtaaattagtttCTGGTAAAGCGTCATTGAATTGCAGGATTGACATATTAGGTACTATTGACAAAGCCCATTTTGATGTCAGCTTGCCCTCACTTCCATCTGAGTTTTTTTTAGATAAACTGACCAAGTCGCTGTAAAACTCCATCTTTAATTTCTCGCTGTATACCTTCACCCTTACCTCTTCgtttctttttagctttgacaaattctccttcttctgcGTCCCCATTCTCATTgatcttcttatctttccCGTCACTTCTCACGAATCCTGGAATATATTCTGCTAAATCGTTACCTAGTAGAACCCTACCTGGTTCTCCACCTAGTGCAGGACTGAAATTCGTTTGTAAGAGTGATTCATAAAGCTGTTTAGGTGCATGAGGTAGGTATAACAGATATGATTTGGTAGGTGATAGTATGTGTTTGCCCGTCTATTTATAATTACATATTGATTTAACACTCCATAAACATCTCTTTGAAAATTGACAGACACTTACCAGGTTCTCCTGGAGATTCCTTATTCCAAAAAATGAAAGGACTTTTCTATCGCCCTCATCTGAGACAGGGTCAAACGCTTCAACACTTGACGTTGGGCACTACAAATAGCAATTTGATTAGCTAGAAATTTTCCAATCGGGTAGAGGAAATTTAGCTCACACCCAAAGAAGTAGCCAGTTCTAACAGTAAAGCCAGCTGTATCTGAGCCGTCCTGTCCGAAAATGGTTTACCGATTCCCAGACATAATATACCAATTccatctgaagctgaagcaggaTCCAGCAAATCTTCAAGTTTCGTTATTAAACCTAGCATCCAAGTAGTATTAGCTTTCTCGTATCTCTTCACAAACGATGTTCTGCCGCACAGACTTACGTATCCAGTTATCACCCCATTTCTCTAAcatcttttctcttttctcatTGGTTCCTTCAATTGCTTTATCGACTTTTTCCTGActgaattcatcttcttttggtaaGTTTTGATCTGCCTTTGATTTGCCTTtgtttgatttattgttCTTCTGTTTAGGTAACGtaaatccatcatcttttgCAACTTCCACTTTTCTACCTTTgtttaatttttcttcttgttgagcTCTCGAATCATTTACATTTCCTTTCTTGGCtgcttttctagcttctttcATTGCTATTTTCTTTGCTTCCTCCTCGGCCTTCTTACGtgcttctttagctcttcttttatcttttttcgACAATTCAGCAGTAGATGGACCATCATTTTCGTCCTCGCTCTGAGCAGCAGAACCATTTATGGGTGTAAGTGTATCTTCGTTGACTGGTGTAGATGGTATTgtttcaggttcaggatcTAACAGATGTTGTGGTGTAGGTATgtttcttgcttttctagctttcttctttgattttttggatGGATGGTCGATATCTTCACTCTCTTCTAAAGCAAGATCTACTAACTCATTTTCTAGTGCATCTATATCAGCATCTTGATCTGCtacattcttcttctccctcTGATTCtgttcttcctcttcgtGATTGTTCTCTTCGGCATCCTCGAAgatttcttcattctcaccctcttcaacctcatcattttcttcttctccttcatcatcgtcagaTATGACCGTCGTTTCACCTCTAGCTCTAGCTTCGGCCatcatttccttcttcaacttccataCAGACTGTTTATGTTTTTTACTTCTTTCATGATTTGACCAACTTGCTTCACTTGCAAAAGTTTTGGAACATGCTACACATTCGAAAAATTCACCACCCATTCCATCATCTAATCTAACTCCTGTACCATCTCCAGTCTCTTGATCTGCCATattatcttcctcttcttctgcatcttcatcgtcagaACGTCGACCATCTAGTTTTTGCCAAGATTGCTCTTCGTATTCAGAAGctaatttcattctttcttcatgtgcttttttagctgcttcTGCGTCAACAGCAGACAAACCCCCAGTAGTGGGAGTAGCAGTTCCagaattgattttattaGATCTAGCAGATATTTTCTCTTTGGCTAATTTAGCTTGATGTGCTTTGTATCGCGGATCACGATGTTGAATGAACAGAACCAATTGCTAAAGTATCGGTTATGAGTGTTAATTTCGAAGATCACGTTATGAGCTTTGTCAGATAGTTTTGGGGATATCAACAGATCAAATTACTCACTCTTACagtatcattatattcttttCTATAATCATCTCTAACTTTTTTGttctctttttccattaATCTTCTAATATCTCTTGATTCAGCTCTTTCTAAATCCCATCTCGCTACCCATTCAAACTTCTTTTCCGTAACAAATTCTGTCCAAACTAAATAAAAATCTCTAACCCAAATTTTTGAATGTTTTTCTGATTTCGTCATTCCTTGCACCGGTGAatatgatgttgttgaatcaccaaaagaaggataaattaatggtggtgaattaggtgatgtaTGCAATGTTTCGTCTGATGCCAATAATGCAAAAAGTGTTCTGTAAACTGAGTAAAATCCCTACAAAATGAATATCAGTTCAGTCTCCAAATGATCGTTGAGCAATTTGACTGATCATAATAACCCACTTCATTGGTATCATCCATTTTTCTAGCTAATTTAGGATCAAAAAACCTCATTAATTGTTCTAACCTTACACCAGGATCTCCATGTCTTCTCTTATTCAATTTGGATTTCGGATCATTGGTAGCTTTATCTCCTGATCTGACATGATCAAAAATATCATCGTCTGTAGCTGCCACAGGTACATTTCGATGATTATCGTAGAAAGCTCTTTCCTGTTATCGATTGGTTTAGGTTAGCGCTGTTCAGGATTTTATTAACGAAGCGATGAAACAGCTTACATTAGGATCACTCAGGATCTACAAAAACACATTTGCATCAGTTATTCATTTGAGCTTGAGTACGGATACTTCCAGCTCACCTCATAAGCTTGTTGTAAGTCTGCGAAAAGCTTTGTCGCTTCTTCTATTCTAGCTGGGTTCTTATCTGGATGATTGATGAGCTGTATTTGCGATGTTAGTTGAGTAGTTCATACTGAATATGCGCATTTCCAACTTACAGCAAGTTTCCTATACGACCGCTACAATAAAACTGATCTGTTAGTGATACTCATGCGAGTCAAACGAAGGCTTTAGGGCAGCTTACCTTTATTTCCTCCCAAGTAGCATCCTCCTCCACTTGTAATAACTCGTAATAATTCGGTGgtctttcttcagctgattTAACGTTACCTTGACCTGATGTACGTGATTGATCGTTACCCATTTTGCCGTTTGCACTCTAGCAAGACAGCAGATACGATGATAGTAGACAAGTAATTCAAATCAGTAAGATATAGTATGGTAAAACAGCAAGAAAGGAGATGAACCATCCATATGACGATCTCTAGAGGTAATAACAattcaaaacaaaaatcgCTCGGATCCGAACACAATTACAACTAGGAAGATCGCTCAATTCTCGTGCTGAACACGTGGGTAGCTTCGCTTAACCCGCctgattttcttttcttttcttttctttcctgtTTCCGGTTGAGAGGGTCAAAGTTAACAGCAATATGGTATCAAGTTGAAGCATCTTCTACATCTCAGAATTCAttcttgtatatatatctagtTGAAAGCTTTGAGTGGAATGATGTCAACAAAAATCAGTTATCTCTCTATGCATTTGACTCAAATCTGAAGCATAGAATATCTGTCAGATTACCTTACTACTTATTACTTTGAATAGTCGCGACCCCTCATTGCGTTCACCAAGATGAGCAATAATTACCAGACTGATCTTCGTACACCAGTAGCGATGTCAGCTTCTTTAAGACGTACTGGCTCGGTCACAAGAAGTAAAAGTAGCATGACACCTTCGGTAATTTCCAAGAGAAGCTCAGCTTTTCTGAATGCATCAACACCCATCTTAGACTTCGGTAATGTTTCACCGGGAATAGAACGAGATCCGATGAATGAAGTGAGTAGTCATTTCTGACGATTACGTTCGATTGCTCACTCTTTTGTCAGGTCGCAGGCTTAAGGTCGACGATCGAAAGTCTGAACAAGACCAACGCTTCTGTAAGTGTCGCCCTTCAAGCGAGGGATAACAGACTCAAACTGATGACACCTTTTTTGTTCTAGCTTCGAAGCAGGATTATAGATCTCGAAAATCATATAGCTCTTAACACCGGATCCGAAGTAGAAAGGCTATCGAAAGAATTATCAACCTTGGAGGATCTTTTT
This is a stretch of genomic DNA from Kwoniella dendrophila CBS 6074 chromosome 3, complete sequence. It encodes these proteins:
- a CDS encoding septum-promoting GTP-binding protein 1; this translates as MGDQGYVSSGSGSGMMSGGEGGDRNSIVLKVGMVGDSQIGKTSLMVKYVEGSFDEDYIQTLGVNFMEKAITIRNTEITFSIWDLGGQREFVSMLPLVSNDAVAILFMFDLTRKATLNSVKEWYRQARGFNKTAIPVLIGTKYDQFASFPREEQEEITKQAKRFSKAMHAPLIFCSTSHSINVQKIFKIVLAKAFDLKCVIPEIDEVGEPILLYVDV